One part of the Roseomonas gilardii genome encodes these proteins:
- the gap gene encoding type I glyceraldehyde-3-phosphate dehydrogenase has translation MAVKVAINGFGRIGRLVLRAACESGRDDVEFVAINDLGSVEANAHLFRYDSVHGRFPGEVIVEGDSITIKAHGKTWGPIKVSAERDPSKLQWDGVDIAAECTGIFTAREKAQLLLGTGAKKVLISAPGEGADKTIVYGVNHKTLTAEDKIVSNASCTTNCLAPIAKVLHEKFGILRGYMVTIHAYTGDQNTVDTLHKDLHRARAAAVSAIPTSTGAAKAVGLVLPELKGKLDGTAIRIPTPNVSLVSLDFVPAKTDGLTKDAINAALKEASEGELKGILGYNTAPLVSVDFNHNPASSTFDATQTQVVDGGLVRVMSWYDNEWGFSNRMSDTAAYLGKL, from the coding sequence ATGGCTGTTAAGGTCGCCATCAACGGCTTCGGCCGCATCGGGCGTCTCGTGCTGCGCGCCGCCTGCGAGAGCGGGCGCGACGATGTCGAGTTCGTCGCCATCAACGATCTCGGCTCGGTCGAGGCGAACGCCCATCTCTTCCGCTATGACAGCGTGCATGGCCGCTTCCCCGGCGAGGTGATCGTCGAGGGCGACAGCATCACCATCAAGGCCCATGGCAAGACCTGGGGCCCGATCAAGGTTTCGGCCGAGCGCGACCCGTCCAAGCTGCAGTGGGACGGCGTGGACATCGCGGCCGAATGCACGGGCATCTTCACCGCGCGCGAGAAGGCGCAACTGCTGCTCGGCACGGGTGCCAAGAAGGTGCTGATCTCCGCCCCCGGCGAAGGTGCGGACAAGACGATCGTCTATGGCGTCAACCACAAGACGCTGACGGCCGAGGACAAGATCGTCTCCAACGCCTCCTGCACCACCAACTGCCTGGCGCCGATCGCCAAGGTGCTGCACGAGAAGTTCGGCATCCTGCGCGGCTACATGGTCACCATCCATGCCTATACGGGTGACCAGAACACGGTGGACACGCTGCACAAGGACCTGCACCGCGCCCGCGCGGCGGCGGTGTCCGCCATCCCGACCTCGACGGGTGCGGCGAAGGCCGTGGGCCTGGTGCTGCCGGAGCTGAAGGGCAAGCTGGACGGCACCGCCATCCGCATCCCGACGCCGAACGTCTCGCTGGTCAGCCTGGACTTCGTGCCGGCCAAGACCGACGGGCTGACCAAGGACGCCATCAACGCGGCGCTGAAGGAAGCCTCGGAGGGCGAGCTGAAGGGCATCCTCGGCTACAACACCGCGCCGCTGGTTTCCGTGGACTTCAACCACAACCCGGCTTCCTCCACCTTCGACGCGACGCAGACGCAGGTGGTCGATGGCGGGCTGGTGCGCGTGATGTCCTGGTACGACAACGAGTGGGGCTTCTCGAACCGGATGAGCGACACCGCCGCC
- the tkt gene encoding transketolase, whose protein sequence is MADAIRVLAIDAVEKAKSGHPGMPMGMADVATVLWTRFLKNDADDPRWADRDRFILSAGHGSMLLYALLHLTGQAGMGIEELKRFRQLHSPAAGHPEFGEHPGIEMTTGPLGQGISTAVGFAMAERLLAARFGKSLVDHRTWVIASDGDLQEGISHEASSLAGHLQLSKLCVLWDDNHISIDGDTAISFSEDVLARYRAYGWATRRINGHDHEEIASALAWAQKSRKPVIIACRTIIGFSAPKKAGTAASHGAALGPDEATAAKSALGWNHGPFEIPEGIKGEWETAGRRAGGTRRSWLKRLAKHPQRTEFERAMAGRLPDDWAETFGAYKAKVAEDKPKIATRIASQRALEVLVPAIAEMIGGSADLTGSNNTNVKGIPSVTPDNFSGRYIHYGIREHGMAAAMNGMALHGGLIPYSGTFLVFADYLRPSLRLAALMKQRVVHVLTHDSIGLGEDGPTHQPVETLASLRAMPNLFVFRPADALETAECWELALRRADGPSVLALSRQNLPALRGEAGENRCARGGYVLAEASGERKATLVATGSEVHIAMAAREALEAEGIPTAVVSLPCWEIFALQDAQHQDAVLGKGLRVGIEAALGFGWERWTGADGVFIGMQGFGASAPAEHLYPHFGITAEAIAAAVRKKLS, encoded by the coding sequence ATGGCCGATGCCATCCGGGTGCTGGCGATCGATGCCGTCGAGAAAGCGAAATCCGGCCATCCCGGCATGCCCATGGGCATGGCGGACGTGGCCACGGTCCTCTGGACCCGCTTCCTCAAGAACGATGCCGACGACCCGCGCTGGGCGGACCGCGACCGGTTCATCCTCTCGGCGGGCCACGGCTCGATGCTGCTCTATGCCCTGCTGCACCTGACCGGGCAGGCGGGCATGGGCATCGAGGAGCTGAAGCGCTTCCGCCAGCTCCATTCCCCCGCCGCAGGCCATCCGGAATTCGGCGAGCACCCGGGCATCGAGATGACCACCGGCCCGCTGGGCCAGGGCATCTCCACCGCGGTCGGCTTCGCCATGGCCGAGCGCCTGCTCGCGGCCCGCTTCGGCAAGTCCCTGGTCGATCACCGCACCTGGGTGATCGCCTCGGACGGCGACCTGCAGGAAGGCATCAGCCACGAGGCTTCCTCGCTGGCCGGGCACCTGCAGCTGAGCAAGCTCTGCGTGCTGTGGGACGACAACCACATCTCGATCGACGGCGACACCGCGATCTCCTTCTCGGAGGACGTGCTGGCCCGCTACCGCGCCTATGGCTGGGCGACGCGGCGGATCAACGGCCACGACCACGAGGAGATCGCCTCGGCCCTCGCCTGGGCGCAGAAGTCGCGCAAGCCGGTGATCATCGCCTGCCGCACCATCATCGGCTTCTCCGCGCCCAAGAAGGCCGGCACCGCCGCCAGCCATGGCGCGGCGCTGGGGCCGGACGAGGCGACGGCGGCGAAGTCGGCGCTGGGCTGGAACCACGGGCCCTTCGAGATCCCCGAGGGGATCAAGGGCGAGTGGGAGACGGCCGGACGCCGTGCCGGCGGCACCCGCCGCTCCTGGCTCAAGCGCCTGGCCAAGCATCCGCAGCGCACCGAATTCGAGCGCGCCATGGCGGGCCGCCTGCCGGACGACTGGGCCGAGACCTTCGGCGCCTATAAGGCGAAGGTGGCCGAGGACAAGCCGAAGATCGCGACCCGCATCGCCTCCCAGCGCGCGCTGGAGGTGCTGGTGCCGGCCATCGCCGAGATGATCGGCGGCTCGGCCGACCTGACGGGGTCCAACAACACCAACGTCAAGGGCATCCCCTCGGTCACGCCGGACAACTTCTCCGGGCGTTACATCCATTACGGCATCCGCGAGCACGGCATGGCCGCGGCGATGAACGGCATGGCGCTGCATGGGGGGCTGATCCCTTATTCCGGCACATTCCTGGTCTTCGCCGACTACCTGCGCCCCTCGCTGCGCCTCGCGGCACTGATGAAGCAGCGCGTCGTGCATGTGCTGACGCATGACAGCATCGGCCTGGGCGAGGACGGGCCGACGCACCAGCCGGTGGAGACGCTGGCCTCGCTGCGCGCCATGCCCAACCTCTTCGTCTTCCGCCCGGCGGATGCGCTGGAGACGGCGGAGTGCTGGGAGCTGGCGCTGCGCCGGGCCGACGGGCCGAGCGTGCTGGCCCTGTCGCGCCAGAACCTGCCGGCCCTGCGCGGCGAGGCGGGCGAGAACCGCTGCGCCCGCGGCGGCTATGTGCTGGCGGAAGCCTCGGGCGAGCGGAAGGCGACCCTGGTGGCCACCGGCTCCGAGGTCCATATCGCCATGGCGGCGCGTGAGGCGCTGGAGGCCGAGGGCATTCCCACCGCCGTCGTGTCCCTGCCCTGCTGGGAGATCTTCGCGTTGCAGGACGCGCAGCACCAGGATGCGGTGCTGGGCAAGGGCCTGCGCGTCGGCATCGAGGCGGCGCTCGGCTTCGGCTGGGAGCGCTGGACCGGCGCTGACGGAGTTTTCATCGGAATGCAGGGCTTCGGCGCTAGCGCGCCGGCGGAACACCTGTATCCCCATTTCGGCATCACGGCGGAGGCCATCGCGGCTGCCGTCCGGAAGAAACTGTCGTAA
- a CDS encoding VIT1/CCC1 transporter family protein, with the protein MDSLAPNKSGLPVMPPGPPHREQHATSSPLVRDLVIGTADGLTVPFALAAGLSGAVAANPLIVTAGMAELAAGCIAMGLGGYLAARSEADRYASEYRREWAETANYPARERWEVAAILHRQGLQGEVLQAATEAICADRQRWVDFMMRFELELSEPTPGEAPRSALRIGGSYVAGGMVPLLPYMLLDDTPRALLVSSLMTGLALLAFGWLRAKATGMPRWAGALQTAVIGAVAAGAAFGIARLVGG; encoded by the coding sequence ATGGACAGTCTGGCTCCCAACAAATCCGGCCTGCCGGTGATGCCCCCTGGCCCACCGCACAGGGAGCAGCACGCCACGTCTTCCCCACTGGTGCGCGATCTCGTCATCGGCACGGCGGATGGGCTGACGGTCCCCTTCGCCCTGGCGGCGGGCCTGTCCGGCGCGGTCGCGGCCAACCCGCTGATCGTGACGGCCGGGATGGCGGAACTCGCGGCCGGCTGTATCGCCATGGGCCTGGGCGGCTATCTGGCGGCGCGCAGCGAGGCCGACCGCTATGCCTCGGAATACCGCCGCGAATGGGCGGAGACGGCGAACTATCCGGCGCGGGAGCGCTGGGAGGTGGCAGCCATCCTGCATCGCCAGGGATTGCAAGGGGAGGTGCTGCAGGCCGCGACCGAGGCGATCTGTGCCGACCGGCAGCGCTGGGTGGATTTCATGATGCGCTTCGAGCTGGAGCTGAGCGAGCCGACGCCAGGCGAGGCGCCCCGCTCCGCGCTGCGCATCGGCGGCTCCTACGTCGCTGGCGGGATGGTGCCGCTGCTTCCCTACATGCTGCTGGACGACACGCCGCGGGCGCTGCTGGTATCCAGCCTGATGACCGGCCTGGCGCTCCTCGCCTTCGGCTGGCTCAGGGCGAAGGCCACCGGAATGCCACGCTGGGCAGGCGCCTTGCAGACGGCCGTGATCGGCGCCGTGGCGGCCGGGGCCGCCTTCGGAATCGCGCGGCTGGTCGGCGGATAA
- a CDS encoding aldolase, with protein sequence MAHEFQTGGGAPAILRNAALDSEAVLEARRDLAACFRMAARLGLQEGICNHFSALVPGHDGLMLVNPYGWAFEELTASRLLICDFQGNVLAGEGKPEATAFYIHARLHMRHPRAVAAFHTHMPNATALSMTEGPPLLFAGQTALKFFGRIAVDEDYNGLALDEREGDRIAAAMGEADIGFLKNHGVMVVGPTIAEAWDDLYYLERAAEAQRLALSTGRPLKPVPEPVAREAAARMREGDPESARLHLASIRRILDREAPDYAG encoded by the coding sequence ATGGCCCATGAATTCCAGACCGGTGGCGGCGCGCCCGCCATCCTCCGCAACGCCGCCCTCGATTCGGAGGCGGTCCTGGAAGCGCGCCGCGACCTCGCTGCCTGTTTCCGCATGGCGGCGCGGCTGGGGCTGCAGGAGGGCATCTGCAACCACTTCTCGGCCCTGGTGCCGGGTCATGACGGGCTGATGCTGGTGAACCCCTATGGCTGGGCCTTCGAGGAGCTCACCGCCTCCCGCCTGCTGATCTGCGACTTCCAGGGGAACGTGCTGGCGGGGGAGGGCAAGCCGGAGGCCACCGCCTTCTACATCCATGCCCGGCTGCACATGCGCCATCCCCGCGCCGTGGCGGCCTTCCACACGCATATGCCCAACGCCACCGCCCTTTCCATGACCGAGGGGCCGCCGCTGCTCTTCGCCGGGCAGACGGCGCTGAAGTTCTTCGGCCGCATCGCGGTGGACGAGGACTACAACGGCCTCGCCCTCGACGAGCGGGAAGGGGACCGCATCGCGGCGGCGATGGGGGAGGCCGATATCGGCTTCCTCAAGAACCACGGCGTGATGGTGGTCGGCCCGACCATCGCCGAGGCCTGGGACGACCTCTACTACCTGGAGCGCGCCGCCGAGGCCCAGCGCCTGGCCCTCTCCACCGGAAGGCCGCTGAAGCCCGTGCCGGAGCCGGTGGCGCGCGAGGCGGCGGCGCGGATGCGGGAAGGCGACCCGGAAAGCGCGCGGCTGCACCTCGCCAGCATCCGCCGCATCCTGGACCGGGAGGCGCCGGACTACGCCGGCTGA
- a CDS encoding MgtC/SapB family protein has protein sequence MHTDPTWSDIALRLVLAALAGAAFGINRGIKGRAAGLRTTMLVCLAAALAMLLADILLTTARRPDHGVISMDVMRLPLGILTGVGFIGGGAILRQGGTVTGVTTAATLWFVTVAGLCLGAGEIGLGLAGVLLGLGVVWVLKWAEGRLHQTHTGTLLLAGDSATLRSLGMEARLAGLGYETVRQAVTYRDSGRACMRRYQLRWRGRYSSRRQVPPFLEEIAALPGMREVRWLP, from the coding sequence ATGCACACCGACCCAACCTGGTCCGACATCGCCCTCCGCCTGGTGCTGGCGGCGCTGGCCGGGGCCGCCTTCGGCATCAACCGGGGGATCAAGGGCCGTGCGGCGGGGCTGCGCACGACCATGCTGGTCTGCCTCGCCGCGGCCCTGGCGATGCTGCTGGCCGATATCCTGCTGACCACCGCCCGCCGCCCCGATCATGGCGTCATCAGCATGGATGTGATGCGCCTGCCTCTCGGCATCCTGACCGGTGTGGGCTTCATCGGCGGCGGCGCGATCCTGCGCCAGGGCGGCACCGTGACCGGCGTCACCACGGCGGCGACGCTCTGGTTCGTGACGGTGGCCGGGCTCTGCCTGGGGGCCGGGGAGATCGGGTTGGGCCTCGCCGGCGTGCTGCTGGGCCTCGGCGTGGTCTGGGTGCTGAAATGGGCCGAGGGGCGCCTGCACCAGACCCATACCGGGACGCTGCTCCTGGCGGGCGACAGCGCCACGCTGCGAAGCCTGGGGATGGAGGCCCGCCTCGCGGGCCTGGGCTACGAGACGGTGCGGCAGGCGGTCACCTACCGGGACAGCGGCAGGGCCTGCATGCGGCGCTACCAGCTGAGATGGCGCGGGCGCTACAGCAGCCGCCGGCAGGTTCCGCCCTTCCTGGAGGAGATCGCCGCCCTGCCCGGGATGCGTGAGGTCCGCTGGCTGCCCTGA